Genomic DNA from Gaiellales bacterium:
GTCGCCGACTCCAGCGTGACCGCCGACCCGCCGCTTGTGTCCGGCTGGTGTGCCGGTGGCTGCTCATGCCGCTGGTGCTTCGTGCCTGGCTGAGCGGCGGCGACCGGGCCGGCCGCTCCGCCGCCGCAGTTCGCCGCGATCAGCGCCACGGCCGTTGCTGCGAGTGCGGTTCGTCCCCAGACCATGCCCATCCCTCCTCGTTGGATGTGGACATCGTCCGCTTGCGAGATGGACGTGGCGTCGGGCGAAACCCTCGCCGTTCACTAGATTGCCCTGATGCCCCGAGCATGTGTGATCGTCCTCGACGCCGTCGGCGTGGGTGACCTGCCGGACGCCGAGCGGTACGGCACGGCGGGCTCCAACACCCTTGCGCATGTCGCCGAGGCGGTGGGCGGGCTCGACGTGCCCTCGCTGCAGCAGCTCGGGCTCGGAAACATCCAGCCGATCCACGGCTGCGCGCCGCGGCCGGACGCGCCCGCCGTCTGGGGCCGCCTGCGCGAGCGCAGCCAGGGCATGGACACGACCACGGGCCACTGGGAGATGGTGGGGATCGTCACCGAGCGGGCGTTTCCGACGTTCCCCGACGGATTCCCGGACGAGCTGCTCGACGAGTTCTCCCGGCAAACAGGGCGCGGGGTGATCGGGAACGTTGCCGCCTCGGGGACGGAGATCATCCAGCGGCTGGGCGAGGAGCACCAGCGGACCGGGGCCTGGATCGTGTACACGTCCGCGGACAGCGTCTTCCAGGTCGCGGCCCACGAGCAGACCGTGCCGCTCGACGAGCTGTACGGTGCGTGCCGCACGGCCCGCGACCTGCTGAGCGGCGAGCTGGCCGTCGGGCGCGTGATCGCGCGGCCGTTCGAGGGCGAGCCGGGCGCGTACGTCCGGACGCCGCGCCGACATGACTTCTCGCTGCTGCCGCCCGAGCCCAACCACCTGGAGCGCCTGCGCGCGGCGGGCATCGCCGTGCACGGGGTCGGCAAGATCCCGGACATCTTCGCGGGGCGGCACATGGACTCGTCGTCTCCGACGGAGTCGAACGCGCAGGGCATCGCCCGCACGGCTCAGCTCCTGCGGAAGGCCCCGGACGGCTGCCTGGTGTTCACCAACCTGGTGGAGACGGACATGATCTGGGGGCACCGCAACGATCCCCATGGGTTCGCCGACTCCATCCGCGAGTTCGACGAGGAGCTGCCGGGCCTGATGGCGACGCTGCGGCACGGTGATCTGCTCGTGCTGACGTCCGATCATGGATGCGATCCGACCACCGCCTCGACCGACCACTCGCGCGAGCACGGCC
This window encodes:
- a CDS encoding phosphopentomutase, coding for MPRACVIVLDAVGVGDLPDAERYGTAGSNTLAHVAEAVGGLDVPSLQQLGLGNIQPIHGCAPRPDAPAVWGRLRERSQGMDTTTGHWEMVGIVTERAFPTFPDGFPDELLDEFSRQTGRGVIGNVAASGTEIIQRLGEEHQRTGAWIVYTSADSVFQVAAHEQTVPLDELYGACRTARDLLSGELAVGRVIARPFEGEPGAYVRTPRRHDFSLLPPEPNHLERLRAAGIAVHGVGKIPDIFAGRHMDSSSPTESNAQGIARTAQLLRKAPDGCLVFTNLVETDMIWGHRNDPHGFADSIREFDEELPGLMATLRHGDLLVLTSDHGCDPTTASTDHSREHGLLLAHVVGAARASGRHDGDTFADVGATVQRHLTGGWDADLPGTPVL